The following is a genomic window from Thalassoglobus sp. JC818.
GAGTTCCTGACCGCTGCTTTCCGCAGTGTCACCGATCCGCAAGCTTCGACAGTCGCTCAGTCGTTCACTTCACAGATTCAAGGCACAACTGATCCCAAATCCGTCGTGTTGGAATTCCTTTCCGAAGACGGCGAAAAGCTGGCTCGCTCCGGACTGCTGGACAACATTGTCTTCAATGCAGAAACACGAACGAACACATTGCAATACTCAGCGTCACCGCAGAGCATTCCAGTGATTGAAGAACTCGTTCGAATCCTGGATCAGCCGAGTAGTGCGGTTGCTGAGGTCAAGTACTTCAAGCTTCAGAAAGCGGACGCAGTCAACGCTGTCGAATTGCTCAACGAACTCTTCCAGCAAGAAGAAACGACCAACCAGAATGATCAGGGACAACTCGGAGTCCAACTCGCAGGAGCGACGGACACAGCAAGTTCTCTGTTGCAGCTACGTTTCGTGGCGGACACTCGCACGAACAGCGTGATCGCCACCGGTGGTCCAGACGCATTGATCATTGCCGAGAACCTGTTGTATCGACTCGATGCCACAGATCCTCAGAATCGAACGACGCAGGTCATCAAACTCCTGAACGTTCCGGTTGCTGACGTCGCTTTGGCGATCAACGATTTCCTCCAGTCACAACGTGACCTCGCAACCATCGACCCGGACCGAATCAGCACAAGCCAGTTGCTCGAGCAAGAAGTGATTGTCACTCCTGAACCAATCACCAACAGCGTTCTGATTAGTGCAACACCCGCTTACTTCAACGAAATCGAAGCGATGGTTCGAACTCTCGACGCGGAGTTCTCCCAGGTTCTGATTCAAGCTTTGCTCGTCGAAGTTCAACTCGACAACACAGATGAATTCGGAGTGGAACTCGGATTCCAGGATCCGGTCTTGTTCGATCGAAGCATCATCGACGAACTCTTGACCGTTACAGAAACGATCTTCGACCCGAACGGAAACCCATCCGCCACTGTGACCCGTGTGATCTCCCAAAACGCATCCCCAGGGTTCGGCTTTAACAACCAGCCGATCGGGAGCAATCCGATCGGGAACCCTTCGCGTGTCGGAGCACAGGGGCTCAGCAGCTTCGCTCTCCAACGAACAAACAATGACCTCGGCTACGGTGGTCTCGTCCTCTCGGCAAGTTCGGATTCTGTGAGTGTCCTCATTCGTGCACTGGCAGCCCGTCGTCAGGTTCGCGTTCTCAGCCGTCCTCAAGTTTTGGCTTTGGACAATCAGACCGCTCAGATTCAGGTCGGTCAGGACGTTCCAGTCGTGAACGGTGTGAACCAGACAAACACATCGACATCACCAATCATCGTTCGTGAGAACGCCGGGATCATCCTCACAGTGCGTCCTCGAATCAGCCCCGGCGGACAAATCGTGATGGAAGTCGTCGCTGAGAAAAGTCAGTTCATCGACAACGGAGTTCCCGTCTTCACCGACATCAACACCGGAACCGTGATCACTTCGCCAATTAAGAACATTCAGACTGCACAAACGACTGTGAAAGTCCCTGACGGACAAACAGTGGTGCTTGGGGGAATGATCACCGACTCCGACGACATTCTCGAAAGAAAAGTCCCATGGCTTGGCGACCTGCCGATCATTGGAAACGCCTTCCGCTTTGATTCTCACACGACTGAACGCCGCGAGTTGATCATCTTTCTGACTCCACGAATCGTCCACAACGATGCTGAGTCGGAAATGTTCAAACAGATCGAAGCACAACGCCTCCACTACTTCCAGGAAGAAGCGGAAGAGCTTCACGGTCCGATCTTCGGAGTGCCGAACTCGATGACCGATCCAAACGCTCAGTACTATCAAGGTACTCCACAGCCAACGGACATCTCTCCGATTCCAGAGAGTTCCCCGATTCCGCCATACGTCGATCCTCCAGCACCGCTGGAACCAGCCGTTCCTGCAACCGGGGAGAACAATTGATCATGAGAACTCTCAAGACCAAACATTGTTTCCTCAGAGAAACAGAACCGTCTCGAAGCGTTCAGGTCAATTTGATCCTGTGCTTCCTGTTCGTCGTGACGAGTTGTGGATGCCACCAGCTTTCCCTCCTCGGGAAGGATGACTCGAAGAAAAGGAAAACTCCCGAAGCAGGAAAAGAGCGAGTCACGGAAGTGATTTGCGCCTGGGAACCGGCCGAAGGTGTCGGTTTGAACGGTCTTCCGTGCCGTGGATTCGCAGGTCAAATCCTCTTCTTCGGAAACGACACATCCTCGCCGATCAAGGTGAGTGGAGATGTTCGAATCTACGTGTTCGACGACTTCGGCTCAGACGAAGAGCGTTCGGAACCGATTCACTACTTCGATTTCGAAGAAATGGCTTTCCAGGGTCTGATGACTGAAACAAATCTCGGAATCGCTTACCAGCTCTTCGTGCCTTACACCCGAAAGACGGTCCACGAAGCCAACTGCTCCCTGCGAGTGATGGTCACGCCCAAAGACGGGGGGATGCCGGTCTATTCGAAAATGGCGACCCTGTATCTTCAGGGGACCACGCGTGATCAACGTCACACAAAGACGAAAACTGAGATTTCCAGCCCCATCCAACAGGTGTCACACATCGCGGCTGAGGCAGTTACCGAAGCCGATCGACGTCGAAGCCCGGCGGCTGTCCGACACTTCGGCGGGACAATCACCAGCCAGAATGTGAACACTTCTGATTTACATCGGGACCGTCTGAAGTCGATCGCTGCACAGGCAGTCTCGGAAGCGTCTCCGCCTGCGAGTTCGACTCGTCCGGCTGCGACCGCTGGCCCAACTGTCCGGCAGCACACGCTGTCTCAAACCGAAGCACCGGACCTACAACCGACTCGAACAGAGCACCCGCTGGCCAACTGAACATTTGACTAGAAGTGTCGTTGACATCCTCAATCGAAGTGAAAAACTTCCATAGAAGATATTCCGACTGAACCAGTCCAACCGCTCAGAACGCCTTCCGAGACATCTGATCTGCCAGAACTTCCGAAACCTCTGGTTGCATTCGGGGTTAATACTCGATGAGATAGTCAAAAGAGGCTTGTCGATACGGACCGCCCTGAGGAACTGTTATGCAGACACGGATACTCACAATCGCAGCGGCTTTGCTGATTCTAACGACAGCATCAAGTGCCCACGCGCAATCTCTGTTCGGCGGCGGGACAACCGGAGGCGGAGGAACCACGGGCGGAACTGGCGGTTCGGCAGCTGGCGTCGGAAGAACCACTCAAGGCGGAGGTGGAGCCACTTCTGCAGCACAAGGGGGATCACTCATTGATCCAGGGCGTGCAGCCGGAGACATGGTTCTGAACACCGGCGACGGAAGTCTTTCCTCGATGGTCGGCCAAAATGCCTTCACCGGGTTCTCTTCAAACTCAGCCTTCATTGGCGGAAACACCGCCGCGAGCCAGTCCTTCACCAACAGCCGCGCTCAATTCGGAGGACTCCAGGGACGAGGCAACACCGGCGGCGGCCAAAACGGAAGAGGTCAAACACAAACGGATCGCAAACCGGTTCGACCACAGTACCGAATGGCATTCACAGCACCTGCACTTCCAGTCCAGCAACTTGAGTCCTCACTGAAGAGCAGCTTGCTGGAACTTCCGCACCTCGCTTACTCAAATCGAACCGTGGAACTTTCAATCGACGAAAACGGAACCGCCACGATCTCCGGGACCGTGAACAGCGAACGCGAAATGAAGAGCGTCGAGTCTTACGTGCGAATGGAACCAGGCGTGCGGAAAGTCGCGAACCAGCTGATCATTCAGCAGTAAAGTTTGCAACGTCCACCTCAAACACGCAGCATCAACCGATCAATTTAGGCGAGCGAGTACTGATCAACCGCACGCGTCGCCAATCGAGCATAAAACAAAACGGGTCAGGTGTTCACAACGAAACACCTGACCCGTTCTTATTGATCGACTCATCGCCCCTTTCTTCGGGACCGATCAGCGAGCGACTGATCTCTTCATCAGGTCGTCGAAACTTCTTTCGGGTTACTCCGCCACAGATTCAATGGCGTGCAGGCGATGATCGCGATAAAGACTTGTGACAGACAGAAGAGGATCAACCACGCGAGCCGCCCTTCTGTGAATCCGTAGCTGTGAAGTCCCACGCTCAACTCGTTCACGCCAAACCAGGACCAGCTGACAACCACATTTCCGAGGACAGTCAGAACCGCGAGTCCGCGATCTTTGACCATTCCGCCCCAACGGGCATGAAGGACGAGTGCGTTCCACAGAACGATGATCAGTGCTCCGTTTTCTTTCGGGTCCCAACCCCAAAATCGTCCCCAGGAATCGTCTGCCCAAAGTCCTCCCAGAACCGTTCCTACGAAGCTGAAGAACGTCGCGAAGCACAGAACGCCGTAGGTCATTCGAGCGAACTCTTTGCTGACGTTCTTATCGAGCGTCTTCGTGAACAATCCTGTGAAGACATACAACGCCCCCAGGAACCCAGCCAGATAGGTCGTTGCGTATCCGAGAGTGATACAGACGACGTGTGTCGCCAACCAGAACTGCGTATCCAGAACAGCTTCCAGCACGACGAAGGTATCTCCATCGTTCGCCAAGCCGTCAGCGATTCGGAGCGAAAGGAATCCACAGACCGCTGCGACAATATTTCCAGCCCCCAACTTGGAGATTGATTCCAGAATCAAACTTCCCAGAACGACAGCCCAGCCAATGAAGATGGCCGACGAATAAAGATTCGTCACCGGAGGCCGCCCCGAGATATAAATCCGCCCGATGAGGGCAGCTGTATGAACCAGGAAGACAGTGACCAGCGTCCAGAATGCAGCACGCTGGAAGAACCCCGGTAGGAACAACCATCCCAACGACGCTAAAATCCCAGCGAACAGGTAAAGGTTGGCAGATTGATAGAAGGCGTCAAATCGGTTGTAGACAGCTTCAAACTCCGTCTTGTCCAAGAAGCCTGGATCCGATTCTTCACGAGCGTAGTCGCTGAGAAAAACTTGATAGTCCTTTAACTGATTGTTGAAGGCGTCGACGTTTCCATCTTCGTAAGACTTGATCATGGAGACGAACATCTTCACCGCTGGTGGCTTCTTGTATTCGCTCGAATCCATCTCAATCAGTTCGTTGTAGATCTGATCGAAGATCTTTGCAGCTGTCAGAGATTCCCATTCCGTTTGAAACGCCTCCTGCTCCGGACGATCTCCAGCATTGAAGTGCGTCGGAACCATGAGAGGAATCGGTGACTTGTTAAATGCCTGGCTGTGCAATCGATCGAATTCACGGAGTTTAAATCCGAGTTCAATCAACTGAGACTGAGAAGCATTGCCGAGTTCTTTATCTCGCATCAAATCGATGATACGCCCCCCGCCCGTTGTGAATTCGAGCAGAACATACTCATCGATTTTGCGTGAAAGCTCGATGACCTTTCGCTCAAATCGAGTCCGTTCATTTTGCGGTGTGTCAGAAACGGCAACGTCAAACTTCCGCGGCTGCTGTGGGTCGATCTCTGTCAGACCTTCCAGCTCACGCAGAATTGTGAGCATCCCCATTTCTTTAATGCCATCGACCTTAGGCGACTTCAGCAACTCGTTGAACGAATACGTGAACTTCTCCCGTTCCGGCAATCCGAGTGCCTCGATAACATCTTTGTTCTCAATCTTGAACACTCGAAGATCGCGGGCTGCCACTTCGTTCGACATCACCTGCAGCAACCACTCTGACGCGGAATGCTTGTCCCCATCTTCGTCGCGGTAGGTCTCGTAGTCCGACAGACGAAGAAGCATGTTTCTCGCGAAGGAGTCGATAGGCATCGGCCGACCTTTGTACCAGATCGGCAGTTCACTGAACGTCTCGACATGCATGACGTCAGCGGATTCACGAGGAGCTCTTCCCAGCATCAGCATGGAGCTGATGATCGAAAGACAGATAACTCCGGTGACCACCCAACTGATTTGGTTCTGTTTCGGAGTCAGTTGTGCCCCGTAACCTTTTAATGTCTCTGTGCTGACGACTGTCGTTCGTGATCGACGATCGAGGTATCGCAATAGAGTGAGAGAGAAGTGATACATCATCCCCACCCAGACAATCATGCAGGAGACATAGGGCGTCATCCAGCCCGCGTTGTCGACGACTTGCAGAGTCGTCATTTCGCGCCCACCTTCCATCATCGCGTAGTTCGATTGATAGAAGGTTTTGCCTGCAAACCGCATCGGGTTGTTCATCCAGATGCGATGATCGAACTCAAGATCACGTGATGGATCTGTCACGGTGATGTAAGACGAATAGTCCTTAACCTGCGAAGTCCCTTTGTAATCGTTCTTTTGAACATCAGTCAGCTTGATCGCGAAGTCGTTGTAATAACGGACAAATCGAAGCGCAATCTCATAGGTCTTTCCATCGACTTCGACTGCTTGAGTTTCTCCGAAGGGTTCAGGCGAGAGGTCGAAGATTGAGGAGACCATGTACACACCCAGGTCTTTCCCGTCATCTCCCTTCGACCGAAGTCTGACATAAGCCGACGGAACATCCACACGCCCACCCGTATCGGTTCCTTTGACGTTATCAACCGGCGTCACAACCACATTTTTTCCGATCCCAGCGGTTGCTGGGTTCTCCGGAATCTCTTCGTTAGGACCGAAGGACCGCAAACCTCGCACGTCAGAGTTGCGGTAGAATTCCAGGACTTCAACATCGAACGGCAGTCGCTGATCCGAGATCGTCGTCTTCGGCCGGAGAAGAGAAGACGAAACGACCGTCATCTGATCTTCGTCCTGTGGGCTACGGTCGATGACCGCTAGTTCGACATCCCGAATGTCCCGACTGAAGTTGACGGTGTCGCCTTCGATAATCGACATCTGACTTTCGATGTGCTGAGTCCCGACGAGCACATCGTAGAACATCATCAAGCCAATACCGGCGTGCAAAAGCACAACTCCGGCACGCTTCTTGAAGACCATAATGCAGCCCGCCAGAAGGAAGCACGAAGCGAGTGTTGCCTTCACCAGCTGATACAAAATTCTCATCGAAGCAGCATCCGATGATTCCCACATTCCGATAAAGCCGGCAGTCAGAACGAGAAGCACGGTCGCAATGATGTTTAACCAGCGCTTTGCAAAGTCTCCCCCCGAAACAATCGCTCCATAGACCGTCACTCCACAGCAACCGAACAGTGTTGTCAGCATCAGCAGACGCAGATTCTCGTAGGAAATCAGTGGCTTCGATTGAAGACCTTCAGGGCTGGAACCACTCAAGATCACGAGGTAAGTGAACAGTGATCCGACGACGAGAACCGCGGAACCTGCAATCAGCCGTGTGCCTCGCGCTTGAACCTTAAATCGCAGAGTGTGTGCAGCCACCAGGTTAATGGCCATCACCACAC
Proteins encoded in this region:
- a CDS encoding secretin N-terminal domain-containing protein codes for the protein MRLFEMVTRRGFVAPAICCVIAASLCPNQASAQGFFRKKVKTTNETVEAGWDTEASKRKSVRLNFLTTPWAKVLNDVAKETGSTLVMHDVPPGNFSRHDWNQYNRDDAVKILNRELERVGFRILVKDQFLTVMSTRRGRLEYERPVSPSPEDAGTQAAQATEAVAQSPQSQPLQAQAIPTTAAAATPAKTPTIIQTAGVNSNYQFTTDVPRHRMLPQEVQDSPKSKSIQPLAYDQAPQPESGPAEANETRTYRPRHRSPVDIARQIHKAFSSRSRLENAGPNGMPAFVVSDIAEGTTPADTLFTVEIDSDQRQLLVTATAPVQSGLKTLIQSLDINPIEEESVPTLMAGNGSTAEIAERLKRPISTIASAQQAAKATSSSERMLAQAEQPVPDPAPLGAQPADPGDSARIIGRGGLMTLSGNLKGDVTIETIPGFDLLIIRGNEGDIETVMEVISEIERMAVGSLPEIHLLKLEHVDSQSLAQLLSDVYEQLAELRSDSAQQSAAAVNVIPVVVPNAVLILAPTNTMEAILDLAAELDQPIDPTHEIQVIRLEYAVANSVVEILSDFYPDEDPTGLGTRLKVAADPRTNSVIVQARPRDLSEIEVFIKKLDADEAAAISQMKVIRLKNALADELAEFLTAAFRSVTDPQASTVAQSFTSQIQGTTDPKSVVLEFLSEDGEKLARSGLLDNIVFNAETRTNTLQYSASPQSIPVIEELVRILDQPSSAVAEVKYFKLQKADAVNAVELLNELFQQEETTNQNDQGQLGVQLAGATDTASSLLQLRFVADTRTNSVIATGGPDALIIAENLLYRLDATDPQNRTTQVIKLLNVPVADVALAINDFLQSQRDLATIDPDRISTSQLLEQEVIVTPEPITNSVLISATPAYFNEIEAMVRTLDAEFSQVLIQALLVEVQLDNTDEFGVELGFQDPVLFDRSIIDELLTVTETIFDPNGNPSATVTRVISQNASPGFGFNNQPIGSNPIGNPSRVGAQGLSSFALQRTNNDLGYGGLVLSASSDSVSVLIRALAARRQVRVLSRPQVLALDNQTAQIQVGQDVPVVNGVNQTNTSTSPIIVRENAGIILTVRPRISPGGQIVMEVVAEKSQFIDNGVPVFTDINTGTVITSPIKNIQTAQTTVKVPDGQTVVLGGMITDSDDILERKVPWLGDLPIIGNAFRFDSHTTERRELIIFLTPRIVHNDAESEMFKQIEAQRLHYFQEEAEELHGPIFGVPNSMTDPNAQYYQGTPQPTDISPIPESSPIPPYVDPPAPLEPAVPATGENN
- a CDS encoding BON domain-containing protein, which gives rise to MQTRILTIAAALLILTTASSAHAQSLFGGGTTGGGGTTGGTGGSAAGVGRTTQGGGGATSAAQGGSLIDPGRAAGDMVLNTGDGSLSSMVGQNAFTGFSSNSAFIGGNTAASQSFTNSRAQFGGLQGRGNTGGGQNGRGQTQTDRKPVRPQYRMAFTAPALPVQQLESSLKSSLLELPHLAYSNRTVELSIDENGTATISGTVNSEREMKSVESYVRMEPGVRKVANQLIIQQ
- the ccsA gene encoding cytochrome c biogenesis protein CcsA, with the translated sequence MASTIDDNLDTLASDRSEVGQGNSGQWRKLLLPLASLKLTVTLFLLSIFIVLAGTFAQVHNDIWYVINEYFRVDMGSLFISSFPFVDLGALFVRVDYSLFFPEAFFPEQPVFPDHLKWMAPVWPSGTPEFLAGKGFWFPKGWTIGVVMAINLVAAHTLRFKVQARGTRLIAGSAVLVVGSLFTYLVILSGSSPEGLQSKPLISYENLRLLMLTTLFGCCGVTVYGAIVSGGDFAKRWLNIIATVLLVLTAGFIGMWESSDAASMRILYQLVKATLASCFLLAGCIMVFKKRAGVVLLHAGIGLMMFYDVLVGTQHIESQMSIIEGDTVNFSRDIRDVELAVIDRSPQDEDQMTVVSSSLLRPKTTISDQRLPFDVEVLEFYRNSDVRGLRSFGPNEEIPENPATAGIGKNVVVTPVDNVKGTDTGGRVDVPSAYVRLRSKGDDGKDLGVYMVSSIFDLSPEPFGETQAVEVDGKTYEIALRFVRYYNDFAIKLTDVQKNDYKGTSQVKDYSSYITVTDPSRDLEFDHRIWMNNPMRFAGKTFYQSNYAMMEGGREMTTLQVVDNAGWMTPYVSCMIVWVGMMYHFSLTLLRYLDRRSRTTVVSTETLKGYGAQLTPKQNQISWVVTGVICLSIISSMLMLGRAPRESADVMHVETFSELPIWYKGRPMPIDSFARNMLLRLSDYETYRDEDGDKHSASEWLLQVMSNEVAARDLRVFKIENKDVIEALGLPEREKFTYSFNELLKSPKVDGIKEMGMLTILRELEGLTEIDPQQPRKFDVAVSDTPQNERTRFERKVIELSRKIDEYVLLEFTTGGGRIIDLMRDKELGNASQSQLIELGFKLREFDRLHSQAFNKSPIPLMVPTHFNAGDRPEQEAFQTEWESLTAAKIFDQIYNELIEMDSSEYKKPPAVKMFVSMIKSYEDGNVDAFNNQLKDYQVFLSDYAREESDPGFLDKTEFEAVYNRFDAFYQSANLYLFAGILASLGWLFLPGFFQRAAFWTLVTVFLVHTAALIGRIYISGRPPVTNLYSSAIFIGWAVVLGSLILESISKLGAGNIVAAVCGFLSLRIADGLANDGDTFVVLEAVLDTQFWLATHVVCITLGYATTYLAGFLGALYVFTGLFTKTLDKNVSKEFARMTYGVLCFATFFSFVGTVLGGLWADDSWGRFWGWDPKENGALIIVLWNALVLHARWGGMVKDRGLAVLTVLGNVVVSWSWFGVNELSVGLHSYGFTEGRLAWLILFCLSQVFIAIIACTPLNLWRSNPKEVSTT